One Ostrea edulis chromosome 6, xbOstEdul1.1, whole genome shotgun sequence genomic window, ggtctcttcccaggtagattgtatctgggttctctcttccaccaataaaaactgggcgtcaccagataactgaaaaattgttgagtgtggcggaaagcatcaatcaatcaatcgctTTTGACAAACTGTACATTTCTGCACACTCGTATTCCCAAATCATTTATAGtgcttcaccccccccccttctctatAACAGAATAAACGATACATTTCTGCAGAATGTTTTTGGTGGGTGAATACATTTATCCGGATATAAATTTAGctctgaaaaaatgaaatttacattacatACCGATTAAATGGTACATTCCTTCAAATATACTTCAATTACTTTAACTTTACTTCAAACCCTTTATTTCCCTTCCATCATTCTTCCATTCACCCACCAGAGCACCTTACAATCACTCTTTACTATAAATTTTCGCGGTTTTTTTTGTGTGGCGCATTCTCTTTTTAAtggaataaaatacaaatttgcAAGAACTTACAATACTGAAAAACAGCAATAGAgaagatttcattcatatttttaataaatgtcaTATCAAAACATACAAAAGAAACTCTTACACAGCAGAATTCTATTGTCTTCTAtacaaaagagagagaaaaagttGTGTGTCACAAGAAATGGCGCCCAGAAACACCGTAATCCATGAAAAATGGATGTTAATACAGGACATCATAGGACCACCCAAGGAATGGTCCCTCTCTAAGAGGAGATGGTTTTGGACACCGTGTCTGAAGCAATGGCAGCGGATTTTAATTTCCACATTTGTGTTCATTAATGGATTAAACCCATTGATTTTCATGGAATGGGTTACGTTAATGGGATTGGCCAGGGATTCATCGGCTCTCAACCActttaatgcattttttttttttttaaggtaagGCTAATTAAAAGTAATGCGTTAAAAATTATTCGTCTTTACTTTTATATCACTAGGCATTTTCGTACAAATTTTCACATTATTCACAAATGGTAGAAATTAGTCTGTATGCATGGAACGTTAGTGCTAGACGGTATGAATACATAGACGGTCGTGTCAAAAGATAGACACCTATACAACTAAGACAGAACTatgtatattttaagaattaaattatattttaactTTCAGAATGCGTTATTGTTTAGCTTTTTCCTTCAGTGGccggaaattaaaaaaacatatttcgTGCAATTTTATTGTCTGACGTCAATGCTCCACCCCAAACTATTCATAttaaattactttcattcaatTATAAATGTCCATCCCCCTTAATCCTACACTGTATAAAATGGCCCGTCATCAGAACAATCCTCAGTGTGCTCCAGCTCTGCACGTGGACCATGTCCAAGAATAGGAAAAGTGGCGGGAGCTACCGCGATAGGCACACAGAGGACATCTTGAGCATGACGCCTgccatcttcgcaagccaagtgtccgattcgcttactctcatctaccccttggcagatttagtcgCGACTGAACTGCCATCTAATGGATCGagcgagttatcgttcttgagGGAACCAAATACTAACCAATCAGATAACGCGTTATAAATTctggtacatgtgtatgtttacaAAATGGAGTTGACGGATGAAAAGAGAAAACAGATTGAAGACAGGTTTAGCATAGAGTGTTTGAGGGGAAATCAAGTAAATGGGATCAAAGCGGTTTGTAATGGAAAGGATGTATTCGTAGGATTGAAGACGGGTAGCGGGAAATCTATGATTTACGAAAGCATTCCCGTCATTTGTCATGACGCTTGTGTCATAGTTGTGACAGCCTTTGTTTCCATAATGAAAGAACAAACGGAAAGACTCTGCAAGCTAGGTTTCACTTGTACATATATTGGAAAGGACCCAGACGACGATGATGTGTTACAGGAAGGGGGATTTCAGTTTATTTTTGGCAGTCCGGAGGCACTGGTTGGCGAGAAGAAGTGGAGGGATATGGTATCCAAATTAAGAGAGAAAATTAAAGTCATCGTCGTGGACGAGGCCCACACAGTTGTTCAATGGTAATCAAGCTTGTTTATGACACCCCTCCCCACCAACATGATAgtaaatgttttgttaaaacaCAGGTGTAactatatttacaaaatgtcacCCTTAAATGAGTCATTGTTTACTATTCCAATCTACCTGCATCATATATACCAGGCCTCAAGTCAAGACCATAAACGGAGAATATAttcttaagtctaaatttcaaatccagctaccttttgtaatgattttcataaacaaataatattttcagtatatgtttgcatttgatcCCCCTATAAACCTGcagttttacaaacatttgtgcaagataaatcttgaaatataatgaaaattttgattcaagtttatggtcttggggcTTGATAATCTGAGAGAGTTAAGTGAGACATATCAAGGACACATTTTAAATATACTtaactgtattttttttaaatttagggGTGAAGGAAATGATCACCATAAGGCCTTTAGGGAACATTTCAGTCAAATAGGAGAGTTGAGAGCAATTTGCCCAGACGTCCCTATAGCTGCCTTAACCGCAACATCAGGTCCTGCACAGCGTCGCAAAATCACGAGAAGTCTTTGCTTCAGGACATCTGAAACTGTGATCATATCAGAGTCTCCCGATaggaaaaacattaaaatatcctCAATGTGTGTCCCTAACAACAGTGAAATTGAAGATGTAATGGGTTGGTTGTtgaatgaatttgaaaagaaaaaggaaACACTTCCAAGACATATAATATTTTCAGAATCAATAAGTGATGTGTCTAAAATTTATGCAATATTTAGAAAAAGGATAGGAAAAAGTGAACATTATGAAATGTTTCATAGCAAAACTGTAGAAGGCAGAAAAGAATACATTAGGTCAGATATGACAAAAGATGGAAACATTAGAATTTTGATATGTACCAATTCGGCAGGCATGGGTGTAAATTTCTACAAAGTACATAATATTATTCATTATGGCCTCCCAAGAGAAATGGACACTTTTGTTCAACAGATGGGTAGGGCAGGCAGGGATGGAGAATTTGCGCATGAACTTATTATTTACAAATTCCACAAGGGACAATTAAAACGAGTTGAAGAGGAACTTGTTCAATTGGCTAAAGATTCAAAGTGTAGACGAGAAATTTTGTGTTCGTCTTATGGATGTAAACTTGAGAAGGTGATTCCAATGCATATGTGTTGTGATGTCTGTGAAAAAAGTTGCAAATGTGAACTTAACTGTACGGACACCCATCCAGCACTATTGTTTGAACTGCAAGAAGAAAAATACGAATCACATGAGCCGAGATGTCAATTCAGCTGACAGGGTACTATTAAAGCAGAAACTAGATGCATTACAATTTAAACTGTCAAATTTTTCAACACTGATGAAATCAGAATTAATTCACGGTTTGTCTAATGATGTTATACACTATGTTGTACAGCATGTTGATCAAATTTTTACACctgaagatattttgaaaaactgTGCTGTATGGTCATATGATGTTGCTAACCAAATCTCAAATGTTATCAATGAAATATTCGGAGATGatgttatgtacagtgtttTAGATACTGAAGACGAAGATGAAGGTAACTATAATGAatgacatgtaagtacatgtatgtacacgaatcaatctaattaaaattagatcctatgatccgctcatctacccatgtgtagcgatagtagatgagcggatcataggatctaattttaattagattggtacaCAAATTGTTATTTAGCACTGTcagaaaacattttgttaataTGTTAATGCAATAAATTGAGAactgctctttttttttttcatttcattatggTTGCTTTGACTTACATCAATCTATActgcatatacaatgtacagtaTTTAAATGGCTTCATAAGACAGTCTCTCCTTTTGTTTACTTAACCATTTGTGTAATTCTGGGATATTAATTCTGGAAAACAGAtcattaaagtttttgaaattgtCATATTTTCTACCAGGAATGTAATCAAACACACTGGCAGCAGAGAGTTCAGTCACCATAAGTAAAATGTCTTTGTCCTTTGAAGTGCTTGAACGAGTGGTCCCCGATTTCTTCATGCCAGACTTCTCAATTAAATTTTCCTTGATCTCATCTTGTATTTGAAGAGTCAAAGCTGCCTTCCGCGCACTTGAAAATGTCACATTTGCTCCCTGCGATTGcaactttgatttaagttgatGGACTAGAATCTCTACCAAATTATCATTCGGAATGTTATGCCCAcatccacctttcatatttgTTGTGCAGTTCCATTTGTACTCAAATGCTTCCCTTGGACTTAGCAAGCAGTGATAATTTGCTAGAAATCTGAATAGCCATAGTTGGTATTTTGTATGATGTGCAATCCCTGAGAGAAGCATTTGAAATTTGGAATTGTCCATAATTCTATTTCCATCACCCAATTTATAAGCGTCACTTGTGTCTCTAAGTAGAAGAGCACATTTCATAAATGATGCTCTGTAAAGGGCCACTCGATCATGATCTTCACCAGCTTCTTGATCTTGATGATGAAATTCCCAATCATGTTCTTTTTTAAGATGATTTTTAAGGTGTCCCTGCTTCTTGTATGGGCGCCGACAATCAACACAGTGGTATAATCCCTCAGTGGCATCAAACATATCTTTGATTTGTTGCTCTTGCATATCCAGTTTCTCAGAAGCATGTTCCAAGGTGTGCAAATCTATAAAACAACTTAAAATCTTAGTTACCATGGTTACATATGAACAAAGTTTctagaaaaataaagaaattaaagaaGCCCATAGTTACATGGACTTGTGTTTGACAACATGAGACTGTTCAGTATTTACTATTTAAACTGTTTCTATGCTCAAATAACTTTTAGTTTTGTAGAAAACTAAGTATGCAATT contains:
- the LOC125646966 gene encoding uncharacterized protein LOC125646966 translates to MELTDEKRKQIEDRFSIECLRGNQVNGIKAVCNGKDVFVGLKTGSGKSMIYESIPVICHDACVIVVTAFVSIMKEQTERLCKLGFTCTYIGKDPDDDDVLQEGGFQFIFGSPEALVGEKKWRDMVSKLREKIKVIVVDEAHTVVQWGEGNDHHKAFREHFSQIGELRAICPDVPIAALTATSGPAQRRKITRSLCFRTSETVIISESPDRKNIKISSMCVPNNSEIEDVMGWLLNEFEKKKETLPRHIIFSESISDVSKIYAIFRKRIGKSEHYEMFHSKTVEGRKEYIRSDMTKDGNIRILICTNSAGMGVNFYKVHNIIHYGLPREMDTFVQQMGRAGRDGEFAHELIIYKFHKGQLKRVEEELVQLAKDSKCRREILCSSYGCKLEKVIPMHMCCDVCEKSCKCELNCTDTHPALLFELQEEKYESHEPRCQFS
- the LOC125645504 gene encoding uncharacterized protein LOC125645504 produces the protein QICQILYQQFYKASSTNDRGTLSQLRNIVHRVDVKGAERVIESYRAHSAFIDDCLDAFIVGACMHHLKMESIECEPQSKQILFEAISSEDKMQFIANIASEIQKKYINLENDLHTLEHASEKLDMQEQQIKDMFDATEGLYHCVDCRRPYKKQGHLKNHLKKEHDWEFHHQDQEAGEDHDRVALYRASFMKCALLLRDTSDAYKLGDGNRIMDNSKFQMLLSGIAHHTKYQLWLFRFLANYHCLLSPREAFEYKWNCTTNMKGGCGHNIPNDNLVEILVHQLKSKLQSQGANVTFSSARKAALTLQIQDEIKENLIEKSGMKKSGTTRSSTSKDKDILLMVTELSAASVFDYIPGRKYDNFKNFNDLFSRINIPELHKWLSKQKERLSYEAI